A stretch of the Paenibacillus dendritiformis genome encodes the following:
- a CDS encoding GNAT family N-acetyltransferase, giving the protein MNAIHPSEKMMQAIERSEIDYMTDRMNAIREREGNPEGVEVEQFGHAVCFYSKTMPWPSFNTVKGLRSSDIGHIDDMIRFYRERDRKPQFEVVPGLADQQVLRSLAERGLYPSGSHTSLYAQPPAAIREPAQGAVRIEEIGASEFDTYAMIHCRGTGLPDDGIPHVAANNRVLHQRPGWSFYMAYDEERPAAVGVMHVKGDIASFTFAATLPEYRRRGLQLSLLRSRLAEAARRDCSLAVGQCAFLSGSHRNMERAGMRIGYVRSTWTEL; this is encoded by the coding sequence ATGAATGCCATACATCCGTCAGAAAAGATGATGCAAGCCATTGAACGGTCGGAAATCGATTATATGACCGATCGGATGAATGCGATCCGGGAACGTGAGGGCAATCCGGAAGGCGTGGAAGTGGAGCAGTTCGGGCATGCGGTCTGCTTCTACAGCAAGACAATGCCATGGCCTTCCTTCAATACGGTCAAAGGGCTGCGGAGCAGCGATATCGGGCATATCGACGACATGATCCGCTTCTATCGGGAACGGGATCGGAAACCCCAATTCGAAGTCGTGCCCGGACTTGCCGATCAACAGGTGCTCCGGTCGCTGGCAGAGCGGGGGTTGTATCCGTCGGGCAGCCATACGTCCTTGTATGCGCAGCCTCCTGCCGCCATTCGGGAGCCTGCGCAGGGAGCGGTTCGAATCGAAGAGATCGGGGCTTCGGAGTTCGATACATACGCGATGATTCATTGCCGGGGGACGGGACTGCCGGATGACGGCATCCCGCATGTCGCGGCCAACAATCGCGTGCTTCATCAGCGTCCGGGGTGGAGCTTTTATATGGCCTATGACGAGGAGCGTCCAGCGGCTGTCGGCGTCATGCATGTGAAGGGAGATATCGCTTCCTTCACGTTCGCGGCCACGCTCCCCGAATACCGGCGGCGGGGCTTGCAGCTGAGTCTGCTGCGCAGCAGGCTTGCCGAGGCGGCACGGCGCGATTGCAGCCTGGCCGTGGGCCAATGCGCCTTCCTGTCAGGCAGCCACCGGAATATGGAGCGGGCCGGGATGCGGATCGGGTACGTGCGCTCGACCTGGACCGAGCTCTGA
- a CDS encoding class I SAM-dependent methyltransferase — protein sequence MNKIIDYYNGFDEWGRLDREPLEFMVNWHHIRKHLPPGGHLLDNGAGPGKYALELAAAGYQVTLTDLAPRLVEIARDKAEERGLAGQFQGFYAADARHLGIFADEQFDASLMMGPLYHLQAEEDRHAAVQEMYRVTKRGGIVFVAVITVVRHVMNSLLHPQHWKPNDSIRQIRGFMETGIFNHQDEGRFTGAYYFRIEEIAPFMEAHGFETVQLLGSSSIAGAMNEQQFDYWRSRGEDEYRQALELIYEMASCPYVLGVSSHLLYIGRRK from the coding sequence ATGAACAAAATTATCGATTATTATAACGGGTTTGACGAGTGGGGCCGCCTGGACAGGGAGCCTCTCGAATTTATGGTGAATTGGCACCATATCCGCAAGCATTTGCCGCCTGGCGGGCATCTATTGGACAATGGAGCGGGCCCGGGCAAATATGCTCTGGAATTAGCCGCAGCGGGCTATCAAGTCACCTTGACCGATCTTGCCCCAAGACTGGTGGAGATCGCGCGGGACAAGGCGGAAGAGCGGGGGCTAGCCGGGCAATTCCAAGGGTTCTATGCAGCGGATGCCAGACATCTGGGGATATTTGCCGACGAGCAGTTCGATGCGTCGCTGATGATGGGGCCGCTCTATCATTTGCAGGCGGAAGAGGATCGGCATGCCGCCGTGCAAGAGATGTACCGCGTGACCAAGCGGGGCGGCATCGTCTTCGTCGCGGTGATAACCGTGGTCCGCCATGTGATGAATTCGCTCCTTCATCCCCAGCATTGGAAGCCGAATGACAGCATCCGCCAGATTCGTGGCTTCATGGAGACGGGAATCTTCAATCACCAGGATGAAGGGCGGTTTACCGGCGCGTATTATTTCCGGATAGAGGAGATTGCCCCGTTCATGGAAGCGCACGGCTTCGAGACGGTGCAGCTCCTTGGTTCTTCCAGCATCGCGGGGGCGATGAATGAGCAGCAATTCGACTATTGGCGTTCACGCGGAGAAGACGAATATCGCCAAGCGTTGGAGCTGATCTATGAGATGGCTTCCTGTCCTTATGTCCTGGGCGTCTCTTCCCATCTGCTCTACATCGGCCGGAGAAAATAA
- a CDS encoding nucleotidyltransferase family protein: protein MLDQRLIHYLQEHEELMADLRIVRELQLPQCYIAAGYIRNYIWDRLHGFKYRGRHQDIDVVYYDPEELSEQRDVALEQELIRRTGNEKWSVKNQARMHIRNGVAPYASTFDALSRWPETATAVGARLNGEGRIELIHPHGLEDLFQMVVRRSPAFPDPVYYMARVNAKQWREHWPLLTIIEA from the coding sequence GTGTTGGACCAGCGTCTGATTCATTATTTGCAAGAACATGAGGAATTAATGGCTGACTTGCGGATCGTCAGAGAGTTGCAGCTTCCGCAATGCTATATCGCCGCCGGATATATCCGCAATTATATATGGGACCGGCTGCATGGATTCAAGTACCGGGGCCGGCATCAGGATATCGATGTCGTCTACTATGACCCGGAGGAACTGTCGGAGCAGCGGGACGTGGCGCTGGAGCAGGAACTGATCAGGCGTACGGGGAACGAAAAATGGTCGGTCAAAAACCAGGCCAGAATGCATATCCGCAATGGGGTGGCGCCTTACGCATCCACCTTCGATGCCCTGAGCCGGTGGCCGGAGACGGCTACGGCGGTAGGCGCGCGGCTGAATGGGGAGGGGCGGATAGAACTGATTCATCCGCACGGCTTGGAGGACTTGTTCCAGATGGTCGTCAGGCGGAGCCCGGCATTTCCCGATCCCGTCTATTACATGGCGCGGGTGAACGCGAAGCAATGGCGTGAACATTGGCCGCTGCTGACGATTATTGAAGCATAG
- a CDS encoding copper amine oxidase N-terminal domain-containing protein, protein MKRILSGLIAFALLFTFAIQAQVQAAPQISVYIDGDKLVTDQPPMMIRGRTMLPLRAIFEALDARVGWNQRTKTVTATKAGTTVVLKIGSKIATINDSNVTLEVPAQTIRGRTMVPVRFVSEALGEQVLWNSRTQTVTINTSNRDQDDYPSDQVYQATNVNAKVTGQAGNGSDLNVSFTRASQESNIDHYRVLVVKASDSSSFTLARARLVSDNNYTVVDTYGRNPSITLNSWSRDVNGDVIRANQSYVVYVLTVGKRNQDVLSRPSQTVTLTGDSAYAATNVQARDVADYGDGRDLSVSFARASDESNIANYRVMVVKSKDAHRFDLNAANAVSSSNYTTVYKSGTTLSTTLSSSSRDTSGDRIRNGVPYTVFVLSVSNNLNRHSNQLSSSTATITLGTTVGAPVITSVADVSNYNDGRDLQVSFTRSSDESKVSHYRIFVVPDRDYTRFDVTEANKLSSSRYYQVSKTGYNITTTLSSSLTDVNGSYIRNGVTYRVFVMAVSNDGYSSNNVLSGASSSITLSHNSIANAVTNVQVSDVSDYNDGRDMRITFNRASDESLIDHYRVMVVKTSNADRFTVSDANNVSSSYYTRVNKTGRDLSLTLSSSARDVDGAYIRNGVSYRVFVLSVGRGSYSNALSYASSAITLSSNSGVYAATNVEANDINDYGDGRDLRVTFNRAADESNISHYRVMVVKSSDAGRFTVGDANNVSSYNYTYVSRNGSNQSVTLSSSSRDVDGSLIRNGVSYRVFVLSVGSGSYSNTLSSYSNIITLSNNSTVYPATNVNASDVGDYNDGRDMRVSFNRAVDEANISHYRIMVVRSADASRFDLYRANNVSSNNYTYVSKTGRNIDQILSSSARDVDGAAIRNGIGYKVFVLSVSNNSYNANMLSGASPEIVLTSNSSVSAVSNVTANVTGNSGTARDIEVSFTAPSNDYGVLEYRVMAVKSDQRFGLADANNTPYYTYAAKQGGTIRLSLPENARDVRGEAITSGSAYRFYVLTVADSRVSSVNALSDPSRDVVLSAQYVSPATNVTAEMNGSDLRVYFSKLTNERGVANYAVMAVPSHRAGSFTLNEANWAGANSSKAVSPSGEGMVTLNSYDKDAYGNPLVNGETYIIYVLTVSDGRAANVLSAPSQGVVAQF, encoded by the coding sequence GTGAAAAGGATACTATCCGGGCTGATTGCATTTGCCTTGTTGTTTACATTTGCCATTCAAGCGCAAGTGCAGGCGGCCCCGCAGATCAGTGTGTACATCGATGGCGACAAGCTAGTGACGGATCAACCGCCTATGATGATTCGAGGGCGGACGATGCTTCCGCTGCGGGCCATCTTCGAGGCGTTGGATGCGAGGGTAGGATGGAACCAGAGAACAAAGACAGTGACCGCGACCAAAGCGGGTACGACCGTGGTCCTCAAGATTGGCTCCAAGATAGCCACGATCAATGATTCGAACGTGACTCTGGAGGTTCCTGCCCAGACGATCCGGGGAAGAACGATGGTTCCGGTTCGCTTCGTGAGCGAAGCGTTGGGCGAGCAAGTGCTGTGGAACTCCAGAACGCAGACCGTTACCATTAATACGAGTAATCGTGACCAGGACGATTATCCAAGCGATCAAGTCTATCAGGCAACGAATGTAAATGCCAAAGTAACCGGCCAAGCGGGTAACGGCAGCGACCTGAACGTCAGCTTCACGCGGGCGTCCCAGGAATCGAATATCGATCACTATCGGGTTCTCGTCGTCAAGGCTTCGGACTCATCGTCCTTTACGCTGGCGCGGGCTCGTCTGGTATCGGACAATAACTACACGGTCGTCGATACGTATGGCCGAAATCCTTCGATTACGCTCAATTCCTGGAGCCGCGACGTGAACGGAGATGTTATCCGGGCGAACCAATCCTATGTCGTGTATGTGTTGACGGTAGGCAAGCGCAACCAGGATGTATTATCCCGGCCTTCCCAGACCGTGACGCTGACAGGCGATTCAGCCTATGCGGCCACGAATGTGCAGGCGCGTGACGTCGCCGATTATGGCGATGGAAGAGACCTGTCCGTGAGCTTCGCAAGGGCTTCCGATGAGAGCAATATCGCCAACTATCGCGTCATGGTCGTGAAGTCGAAGGATGCGCATCGCTTCGATCTGAACGCGGCGAATGCGGTATCCAGCTCCAACTATACGACGGTATACAAATCCGGCACGACCTTATCGACGACACTCAGTTCGTCGTCCCGGGATACGTCCGGAGACAGAATTCGCAACGGCGTGCCTTATACGGTGTTCGTCTTGTCCGTAAGCAATAATTTGAATCGTCATTCCAATCAGCTCTCTTCGTCCACGGCGACGATTACGCTGGGCACCACGGTTGGCGCTCCAGTCATTACGAGCGTGGCGGATGTAAGCAATTATAACGACGGCCGCGACCTTCAGGTATCGTTCACGAGATCTTCCGATGAGTCGAAGGTGAGCCACTACCGCATATTCGTCGTGCCGGATCGGGATTACACCCGCTTCGATGTGACCGAAGCGAACAAATTGTCGTCCAGCCGCTATTATCAAGTGTCGAAGACCGGATACAATATCACGACGACCTTGTCGTCGAGCTTGACGGATGTCAACGGCTCTTATATTCGCAACGGCGTGACCTACCGGGTATTCGTGATGGCGGTGTCGAATGACGGGTACAGCTCTAACAATGTGCTGAGCGGCGCGTCCTCGTCGATTACGCTGTCTCATAATTCCATCGCTAACGCGGTAACGAATGTGCAGGTCAGCGATGTCAGCGACTATAACGACGGCCGCGACATGCGAATCACGTTCAACCGGGCTTCCGACGAGTCGTTGATTGATCACTATCGCGTCATGGTCGTGAAGACATCCAATGCGGACCGGTTCACGGTGTCGGATGCGAATAATGTGTCAAGCTCATATTACACGCGGGTAAATAAGACGGGACGCGATCTTAGCTTGACGCTCTCTTCCAGCGCAAGAGATGTGGACGGCGCATATATTCGGAACGGTGTGAGCTATCGCGTGTTTGTCCTCTCGGTAGGCAGAGGCAGCTACTCCAATGCATTGTCTTATGCTTCCAGCGCCATTACGTTGTCCAGCAATTCGGGCGTGTATGCCGCGACCAATGTCGAGGCTAACGACATCAATGATTACGGCGATGGCCGCGACCTGCGGGTAACGTTCAACCGCGCGGCGGATGAGTCCAATATCAGCCATTACCGCGTCATGGTCGTGAAGTCGTCCGATGCGGGGCGCTTCACGGTAGGGGATGCGAACAATGTATCCAGCTATAATTACACCTATGTGAGCCGCAATGGCAGCAACCAGAGCGTGACGCTCTCGTCCAGCTCGAGAGATGTCGACGGGTCGCTGATTCGGAACGGCGTCAGCTACCGCGTGTTCGTCTTGTCTGTCGGCTCGGGCAGTTATTCCAATACGTTGTCCAGCTATTCGAACATCATCACGTTGAGCAATAACTCGACGGTGTATCCGGCTACCAACGTCAACGCAAGCGACGTCGGCGATTATAACGACGGCCGCGATATGCGGGTCAGCTTCAACCGGGCAGTGGATGAAGCGAACATCTCGCATTACCGGATCATGGTCGTGAGATCGGCCGATGCAAGCCGCTTCGACTTGTATCGCGCCAACAACGTATCCAGCAACAACTATACGTATGTAAGCAAGACAGGCCGAAATATCGATCAGATTTTGTCCTCCTCGGCACGAGACGTTGATGGAGCAGCGATTCGAAATGGCATCGGCTACAAGGTGTTTGTCTTGTCTGTCAGCAACAATAGCTATAACGCGAATATGCTGTCCGGGGCTTCTCCGGAAATCGTGCTGACAAGCAACTCGTCGGTCTCTGCGGTGTCGAACGTAACGGCCAATGTCACAGGCAACAGCGGCACGGCCCGCGATATCGAGGTGAGCTTCACCGCGCCGTCCAATGATTATGGCGTGCTGGAATACCGCGTGATGGCCGTGAAGTCGGATCAGAGGTTTGGGTTGGCGGATGCCAACAATACGCCATATTACACCTATGCGGCGAAGCAGGGCGGAACGATTCGCCTGTCTCTTCCAGAGAACGCACGCGATGTGAGAGGAGAGGCCATTACAAGCGGCAGCGCTTATCGCTTCTATGTTCTCACCGTAGCCGATAGCCGGGTCAGCTCGGTCAATGCGCTCTCTGATCCATCCCGCGATGTGGTCTTGTCGGCGCAATACGTATCTCCGGCGACAAACGTAACGGCGGAGATGAATGGAAGCGACCTGCGGGTCTATTTCAGCAAGCTGACGAATGAGAGAGGCGTTGCAAACTATGCCGTTATGGCAGTGCCTTCCCACAGAGCAGGCAGCTTTACGCTGAATGAGGCGAATTGGGCAGGGGCAAACAGCTCTAAAGCCGTATCTCCTTCGGGAGAAGGCATGGTTACGCTGAACTCCTACGATAAAGACGCTTATGGCAATCCTCTTGTCAATGGAGAAACATATATTATCTACGTCCTCACTGTTTCGGACGGCCGTGCGGCAAACGTGCTGTCCGCTCCATCCCAGGGCGTCGTGGCACAGTTCTAA
- a CDS encoding GntR family transcriptional regulator, protein MSSLIDDNRPIFVQIAERIEDDIIEGRLPEESPVPSKNQFASFYQINPATAAKGMNLLADEGILYKKRGIGMFVAAGARALLLAKRKKRFYEQYVVTMIREAEKLGMTTDQLIDMIRRGEGTR, encoded by the coding sequence ATGAGTTCGCTCATTGATGACAATCGTCCGATATTTGTCCAGATTGCGGAGCGGATTGAGGACGATATCATCGAAGGAAGGCTGCCGGAAGAATCGCCGGTCCCTTCCAAAAACCAGTTCGCTTCCTTCTACCAGATCAATCCGGCGACAGCGGCCAAGGGTATGAATCTGTTAGCGGATGAAGGGATTCTGTATAAGAAGAGAGGGATTGGCATGTTCGTGGCGGCGGGAGCACGCGCCCTATTGTTGGCAAAGCGCAAGAAGAGGTTCTACGAACAATATGTGGTCACGATGATCCGGGAGGCAGAGAAGCTGGGTATGACGACAGACCAATTGATCGATATGATTCGCAGAGGGGAGGGCACGCGATGA
- a CDS encoding general stress protein has translation MNKQTKVYTVNTAREAEAKIQDLANLGYNRDHLYVLAHDKKRTEHIAEQAAASEIGVAEEGVFTAVANLFRSHGDELRAKMTSMGVSKQHAEMLERELDKGKIVIFAWSGNPYDGGRYDPDIIYYPPFV, from the coding sequence ATGAACAAGCAGACGAAGGTGTACACGGTCAATACGGCAAGGGAGGCCGAGGCGAAGATTCAGGATTTGGCCAATCTGGGCTATAACCGAGACCATCTGTACGTGCTGGCCCATGACAAGAAGCGGACGGAGCATATCGCCGAACAAGCGGCTGCCTCTGAGATCGGCGTGGCGGAAGAAGGCGTCTTCACCGCGGTCGCGAATCTGTTCCGCTCGCATGGCGACGAGCTGCGCGCCAAGATGACGTCTATGGGCGTCTCGAAGCAGCATGCCGAGATGCTGGAACGGGAGCTGGACAAAGGCAAGATCGTCATTTTCGCCTGGAGCGGGAATCCGTATGACGGAGGCCGCTACGATCCGGATATCATCTATTATCCGCCTTTCGTATAA
- a CDS encoding ABC transporter ATP-binding protein, producing MVIDVRNVTWKRDNKTILDRVSWEVKPGEHWCLLGLNGSGKTTLLNMINGYIWPTSGSVSVLGKRFGTFDLRELRKHIGWVSTSLQQKLYGHETVQKIVLSGKFASIGLYDDIEEADEEKALSLIRLLGCERLLDRTYDTLSQGERQRVLIGRALMASPKLLILDEPCTGLDIFARDQLLHMIQSIAREPDAPTLIYVTHHVEEIMPCFNKTLLIKQGTVFSSGNTADQLTSAHLSEFFHARIEVRQELGQRYSLQLLDME from the coding sequence ATGGTCATTGATGTGCGCAATGTAACCTGGAAGAGGGACAACAAGACGATTCTGGATCGGGTATCCTGGGAGGTGAAGCCGGGAGAGCATTGGTGTCTGCTCGGGCTGAACGGATCGGGGAAAACGACTTTATTGAATATGATCAACGGCTATATCTGGCCGACTTCGGGAAGCGTCTCCGTCCTGGGCAAGCGGTTCGGCACCTTCGATCTGCGCGAGCTGCGCAAGCATATCGGCTGGGTCAGCACCTCCCTGCAGCAGAAGCTGTACGGGCACGAGACGGTGCAGAAGATCGTGCTCAGCGGGAAATTCGCCTCGATCGGCCTGTACGATGACATCGAGGAGGCTGACGAGGAGAAGGCATTGTCCTTGATCCGGCTGCTTGGCTGCGAGCGGCTGCTCGACCGCACCTATGACACGTTATCGCAGGGCGAGCGGCAGCGGGTGCTTATCGGCCGGGCGCTGATGGCGTCGCCGAAGCTCCTCATCCTGGACGAGCCGTGCACGGGACTCGATATTTTCGCCCGCGATCAGCTTCTCCATATGATTCAATCGATTGCGCGCGAGCCGGATGCCCCGACTCTCATCTATGTCACGCATCATGTCGAAGAGATTATGCCCTGCTTCAATAAAACCCTGCTCATTAAGCAAGGAACCGTGTTCTCATCCGGCAATACGGCCGATCAGCTGACCTCGGCCCATTTAAGCGAGTTTTTCCATGCGCGCATCGAGGTGCGGCAGGAGTTGGGCCAGCGCTACTCCCTTCAATTGCTTGACATGGAATAA
- a CDS encoding FadR/GntR family transcriptional regulator — protein sequence MNLNTPKFTAVPRRKLVDQVLEQLHDALVSHYRPGDRMPAEPELMEMFGVGRSTVREAVKILVHAGVLEVRQGDGTYVRSLPSDAGSLEQRLLRAETEHIREIRSMMDAQAARLAAERRTDQDLRRMKRLLEERKKALEAGNYASYVDYDVEFHCSIAEASQNPLLLDLYRAFSNALRGELSHLIVGTKHYEDRSELHDQLYQAIAARDADTAVRLSLANLAPQGRRGSE from the coding sequence ATGAATTTGAATACGCCCAAGTTCACTGCCGTCCCCCGCCGCAAGCTGGTGGATCAGGTGCTGGAGCAGCTCCATGACGCGCTGGTCAGCCATTATCGCCCAGGAGATCGGATGCCGGCCGAGCCGGAACTGATGGAGATGTTCGGCGTAGGCCGTTCGACGGTCCGCGAAGCCGTCAAGATCTTGGTACATGCCGGCGTGCTGGAAGTCCGGCAAGGGGACGGGACGTATGTCCGCTCGCTGCCCTCCGATGCGGGCTCGCTGGAACAACGGCTGCTCCGGGCCGAGACGGAGCACATTCGCGAGATCAGAAGCATGATGGATGCCCAGGCGGCCCGGTTGGCCGCGGAACGGCGCACGGACCAGGATCTAAGGCGGATGAAGCGGCTGCTTGAAGAACGGAAAAAGGCGTTGGAGGCGGGCAATTATGCCTCCTATGTGGATTATGATGTGGAGTTCCACTGTTCGATTGCAGAGGCAAGCCAGAACCCGCTGCTGCTCGATCTGTACCGGGCCTTTTCCAACGCGCTTCGTGGCGAGCTGAGCCATCTCATCGTCGGCACGAAGCATTATGAGGACCGGTCGGAATTGCATGATCAGCTCTACCAGGCGATTGCGGCCCGGGACGCCGATACCGCGGTGCGCTTGTCGCTGGCCAATCTGGCGCCGCAGGGCCGCCGCGGGAGCGAATAA
- a CDS encoding WXG100 family type VII secretion target: MMRITIKPEQIDNVANLFHLAYGLSKTQMEGLQKAIQSLESQWMGMEKNRFYSEFQSSQQVFSSFLAKLQEIELELKDIARRFREGDGSPTGGIQALVNAAVMAASGAVFVSSVLGAGAQPGADSAGEPFKDWDEEDVKEYRKYEDILKQAEELGDKNLMQEAHDKMNIINLKYADEVERTDYLGGGETTKMTRDSVVVNYPLQEGNDKTMISVDRKGNVVSYEKDESKYTYWEQKHTTGKFENFMGSAAKTATSYGVGLLLTRGSKPWVQHASGAGGAFFLDKYIPPVPDVGETRTMIYRTNIETGKIENMVIVTNGQKDIQYRYWKEYN, translated from the coding sequence ATGATGCGCATTACGATCAAACCGGAGCAAATCGATAATGTGGCAAACTTGTTCCACTTGGCATACGGATTGTCCAAAACGCAAATGGAAGGCCTTCAAAAGGCCATCCAGTCGCTGGAATCGCAGTGGATGGGCATGGAGAAGAACCGCTTCTACAGCGAGTTCCAGTCGTCTCAGCAGGTATTCTCTTCCTTCTTGGCGAAGCTCCAGGAGATAGAGCTGGAATTAAAAGATATCGCCCGCCGGTTCAGGGAAGGGGACGGCTCTCCCACCGGGGGAATTCAGGCCCTCGTGAATGCGGCTGTCATGGCGGCCAGCGGAGCGGTGTTCGTAAGCAGCGTGCTGGGGGCCGGAGCCCAGCCTGGCGCCGATTCCGCCGGAGAGCCATTCAAGGACTGGGACGAGGAAGACGTGAAGGAATACCGGAAATATGAGGACATTCTGAAGCAGGCGGAGGAGTTGGGCGATAAAAATCTGATGCAGGAAGCTCATGACAAAATGAATATTATCAACCTCAAATATGCGGATGAGGTGGAGAGAACGGATTACCTCGGGGGAGGAGAGACGACGAAGATGACGCGCGATTCCGTTGTCGTGAACTATCCGCTGCAGGAGGGCAACGACAAGACGATGATCTCGGTCGACCGCAAGGGCAACGTCGTCAGTTATGAGAAGGACGAATCAAAATATACATATTGGGAGCAAAAACATACAACGGGCAAATTCGAGAACTTTATGGGATCCGCGGCCAAAACGGCGACCAGCTATGGCGTAGGCCTTTTGTTGACCCGGGGAAGCAAGCCATGGGTTCAGCATGCCTCGGGCGCAGGCGGGGCTTTTTTCCTGGACAAATACATTCCCCCGGTACCTGATGTCGGAGAGACGCGGACGATGATCTACCGCACGAATATCGAGACGGGCAAAATCGAAAACATGGTCATCGTCACGAACGGTCAGAAGGATATTCAATACCGGTATTGGAAGGAGTACAACTAG
- a CDS encoding phosphotransferase family protein, with amino-acid sequence MTTTVFFASKSLGALTDSQLQRMLDRFGLGRLLRSAPTEHGVMKQTLFVTSTAGEFVLKGNPLYPGQWEEEAYFIRHLHANAGVKVPYPYLIDEADDIFGWSYALMPRLPGRHIHDPELLRLLHREDGATIAAQLGHALREMHRWKAVHPGEFDPDSGHIRPFAGSYTAWLYGMIRYWLDDAAKYSVITERDKAWVQQLLDGAQATMDRLDSPSFVMGDFKPENVLVQQTDRGWEVSGVIDFTTSYFGDAAADLPKLTALYLERGEAEEAASFLSAYIQGSSLAGEHGLLQEQCLNDFLERFRIHMLHQRLLRWGCAHAMKQIAWDPALSFSAWAEPYTEAAARLLRASNEERRTHPRSEGE; translated from the coding sequence TTGACGACAACCGTATTTTTCGCTTCGAAATCGTTAGGCGCTCTGACGGACAGCCAATTGCAGCGGATGCTGGACCGGTTCGGGCTGGGCCGGTTGCTTCGATCCGCGCCTACGGAGCACGGGGTCATGAAGCAGACGCTGTTCGTGACGTCCACAGCCGGGGAGTTCGTGCTGAAGGGCAATCCGCTCTATCCCGGACAGTGGGAGGAAGAAGCGTATTTTATCCGCCATTTGCACGCGAATGCTGGAGTCAAGGTGCCTTATCCCTATCTGATAGATGAAGCGGATGATATTTTTGGGTGGAGCTATGCGCTCATGCCTCGCCTCCCCGGACGGCATATTCACGATCCGGAGCTGCTGCGCCTGCTTCATCGCGAAGATGGGGCGACCATCGCGGCTCAGCTCGGGCACGCCCTGCGTGAGATGCACCGGTGGAAGGCAGTCCATCCTGGGGAATTCGATCCGGACAGCGGACATATTCGCCCGTTCGCCGGCTCCTACACGGCATGGCTGTACGGGATGATTCGCTATTGGCTCGACGACGCCGCGAAGTACTCTGTCATTACGGAGCGGGATAAAGCATGGGTGCAACAGCTCTTGGACGGCGCACAGGCGACGATGGACAGGCTGGACTCCCCCAGCTTCGTCATGGGCGATTTCAAGCCGGAAAACGTGCTCGTCCAGCAAACCGATCGAGGCTGGGAAGTGAGCGGCGTGATCGATTTCACGACGTCCTATTTCGGGGATGCCGCAGCTGACTTGCCGAAGCTGACGGCGCTGTATCTGGAACGGGGAGAAGCAGAGGAAGCCGCCAGCTTCCTGTCCGCCTATATCCAGGGGAGTTCCTTGGCCGGGGAGCACGGTCTGCTGCAGGAACAATGCCTGAACGACTTTCTGGAGCGGTTCCGCATCCATATGCTCCATCAGCGGCTGCTGCGCTGGGGCTGCGCTCATGCGATGAAGCAGATCGCCTGGGATCCGGCACTCTCCTTCTCCGCGTGGGCCGAGCCATATACCGAAGCGGCTGCAAGACTGCTTAGAGCGAGCAACGAAGAGCGAAGAACCCACCCGCGAAGCGAAGGAGAATGA